Genomic segment of Pseudoalteromonas sp. NC201:
ATAGCAGCAAAGCGAAGGCGCGTTACTTAGCGGATAAGTCATCGTTTGATCCTATGTTGCTCGGGATCTCTGGTTTATATCAAGCGCAGCATGCGCAAACTGCTCATCAACTTGCCGTGGCCGTTGAGTTGATGCAATTAACCCTTGCAGATATCGATCACCCCATGCTGTACGAAGCACTAATAAATGCACAGCTCAAACTAAATGATATGTCTGGTGCAAAGTCCACATTAGAAGCAGCGCTTAAAAAGCATGGTACGGCAGAGAATCTGATTGCACTAAAAGAGAAAGTTTATGGTTAAGCAAAACTGGAGAAAAACAATGTTAGTAGTTACTGGAATTATTGCAGGCGTTGCCGCTGTTTGGTATGCAGTGTTTGGATTAAAGCCATACAGCGTTACGCCGGAGGAATTAACGCAAATATATAGCTATGAGCAAAAGGCGGTGGAGGTAAATCTTTCGCCATTAAAAACCAATCACTTTGCGCTTGAGTACACGACGTTTGATGGCGATAAAGTCAATGGTCATATTCTCTACCCAAGTAATTACGACGCGACTAAACCAATGCCCGTTATGGTGGGTGTCCACGGTATGGGCCGAAGTGATGTACGCTGGATACAAGAGAGCTTTAAGGGGCGTGATACGTTTGAGCAAACGGATGAGCTTACCAAAATGGCACTAGCAAATGGGTATGCAGTGGTTGCTATTGATTCGAGGAATCATGGTAAGCGTAAAAATCTTGAGCATAATATTATTGAAGTTATGCATGATTTAGATTGGTGGGGCAAGCGCGAGCCGTACGAAAAGTTAATTATTGATTCGGTAAAAGATCACAGGGTACTGCTTGATTGGATTACAACCCAACCGCAATTTGATCAAGACCAAATCAGTGTTGCGGGATATAGCATGGGAGGTCAAATCAGTTTAATTCTAGCGGCGCTGGATAAACGAGTAGATAATGTATTATCAATTGTGCCGCCTTACCTGACTAACGCTGTGGCACGAGTGGCGATTAAAAACTTTGCGACGGCAGTTGATTCTCCCAAGGTGTGGTTGGTCTCGGCGGATGACGATGAATACGCCAGCGAGCGTGAGAATGAAGCATTATTTGAAGCCATTGCGAGTGTTAAAAAACATCATGTAGTCATTGAAGGTGGGCATCTCTTGCCTGAAGGCTACTACAAAAAACTACAAGGTTGGTATTAATGAAAACAAGCTCACAACTCAATATCTTAGTGATTGAGGACAACCCCGCGATTGCAAGTAATATAGCCGATTACTTTGATATGCAGGGGCATAGTTTGGACTTTGCCTATACGGGAGAGCAGGGTTGTGAGCTTGCATTAACGCAATATTTTGACTGTATTATTTTAGATATTATGCTGCCAGATATTGAAGGGCTTGAGGTCTGTCAGCGATTAAGGCTTCAAGCCGACAGACATATTCCCATCATCATGTTAACTGCTCGAGATACTTTGGACGATAAATTAGCAGGATTTGCGCAGGGTGCGGATGATTACCTCACCAAACCTTTTTCGCTAGAGGAGCTAGCAGCTCGAGTCAGCGCATTAACTTGCCGATTAAATCCCACACCTGCTGCAAGAACACTTAGCGTGGGGAACGCAGATAAACAGGTTACGCTCAATTACCAAAATCAAACGGTAACGCGGGGTGAGACTGCACTCGTGTTACCACCAATATTGTTCAATATTCTTAAAATTTTGATGGAAAGTTATCCTCGAGCGGTATCAAAGAGTGAGCTTGTTGATCGTATTTGGGGCGAGGAGGGCACTGACTCGGATTCTTTACGGTCACATATCTACCAATTACGTAAAGCGGTAGATAAGCCATTTCCAACTGCCATTATTAAAACCATTCACAGCGTTGGCTTAGTGCTGGATTTATAGCTGAAATTGCAACTGAGAAAAATGAAAACAAAACAACTAAGAAACCGCATCATCACCTACTTTGTCTCTATTGTAGTACTGCTCAGTGTATTATTTTCACTGATCACTTTGCTTTTTAGCTACATCATAGAAGACAGCTTTTTTTATCAAATTTTAGAAGATGAAAGAAAGCAGATAGCGCTTCAAATCGTCAATAACGAGACACCAGAACCGCATTTTGACTTCGTCACATTTCATCCTACAACCGACACTTTACCCGCGGTGGTAAGAACGCTACTCGCTGAGGAACCAAACCGCAAAGAGTTTAGTGCTGAGGAGGGTAAACATTATCATATCGCCTTTCTAAACAAGCATGACCGTGGACAAGACATATTGCTTGCTGAAGTAAGCGGCCATCTTGTGGTGCGCGAACTGCGAGGCTTGATGCTTGGTTTTTCACTGACCTTATTGGTGATTGGATTAGTAATAGCGCTATTGCTAGCGCTCGGTACGGTAAAGCTGGCAAAAAAATTACTTAAACCTTTGGATGAGCTTATGGTAATTGTAGAGGCAAGTCCCGTTGAAAACCTCCCGACCAATTTTGCATCTCAGTTTTCGCAAAATGAAATTGGTAAATTTGCACAAACGCTAGAATCAGCCCTTGCTCGTATTCGAGCATTCGTTGAGCGTGAACGCCAATTTACCAGAGATATTTCCCATGAATTGAGAACACCTGTCACCATTTCCCAAGGGGCGGTTAGTTTACTCAACCACACCGAGTTAAACAGTAAACAGCAAGAGCTGGTGGCAAGGATAGTGGAGTCTGACCAGCAGATGCAGCTAACACTAGAGGCGCTACTTGCCCTTGCCCGGGAAAAAGCCGATACACCGGAGCAGACTAATTTACAATCCGTGATTGAAGCTTGCATTATTAATAACCAAGTGCTGTTTGAGCATAAAGTCCTAAGTATTGACTTACCCGGCAATGTATTTGTTCCTATGGCCACGCAGGAGCTAAGATTGGTAGTGCAAAACCTGTTACAGAACGCTGTACATCATAGCCAAGGTGAGCAAATCCATATTCGTTATCGAGATAATACACTAACGATTGCAGATAATGGGCAAGGGTTACCACAGACCTTTACGGCAAATGAACAAGCCTTTGAGTCTGGCATGCGGGGTCCTAATAGTTTAGGTACTGGCATTGGCTTATCGCTAGTAAAGCGTCTTTGTGAGAAGTTTTCTGTAAAGGTGATGATTGAAAGTGGCGAAACGGGTGTATCGGTTCACTTAAAGTTTGCTTAGGGTTGTTGTTGACCTGACCCAACAGAGAATGAAAAGGCACGGCGACTTCCGTTATCGTGCCTTGAGAGAATTTAATTGAACTTAAGAAAACTCGGCGATAACCAATACTCTCTTGTGTTTAGCACTATAAAAAACAATCCCTTCACCACCACCCTCAAAATAAGTGGAGAAGCAGAAAGTACCAAGGTAAGTAAAATCTACACCGTGCTCTTCATCAAAAAAGCCAATTTCACGAGTGGAGTAGTGGCTGTAATTCTCGCCACTTTGCTCTTCCATAGCGTCAAAATAGCGCGTTTCGTCATCACCTTCTTCATCCCACAAATAGGCGTCCCAATTGCAACCGAGTATGGGTTGGCCACCGAATTCAAAGAGCGGATCGCTTTCTTCGTTTTCGTCAAGAGAGTAGTTAAGTCGTTGATGTTTGGCGTAGAAGCTGGCTGCTTGCTGATGGTATTCGCTATAGTCTTCAAAATCCTCCTTCTCTTCACTTAGGTTGTCAACGTTGTGAGCGTCAACCTGCCACCCATTGTCTGTCAGTGAGTAGGAGATATAAGGAAGGTCGCCATCAAAAATCTCCATAGAAATCGGTAATGCGATAAGCACATTATCATCGCTGTTTACGTCTAACTTTGAATAGGCAAGTAGTCCTATTGGTAATAGCTGAGTGTCATTAAACGCAACATCTTGGCTGCTTGGGAATGGTTTGTAAAAATCAGTCGCTTGTAACACTTTTGTCGCAGAGCATGTGACTGCCGAATCTTTAATGTAGAGGGCCATAAAATAACTCCTTTTTATGGTTTATTTTTTGGTAATTAATACGTTAGGCTTATATTTGGTGCACACCATATAGCGATGTGTGTGGAAAATCAATCAGTGATAATAATTGTTCGGGCGGCAGCGTGCCTGTCCTTTATATTTTCTCCAAATTTGTAGCTTATCATGCTTATGATAGGGCCATTGCAGTGCTGGATTGTCCGCTATAATACAAACTACATCAGGTGAGAAAAGTAGATACGCCATGGAAAATAGAACATTTAAAATAAAAGTAATGGATTTAACTGAATTAGAAATTGCAGCAAAGTGGGCTCTGCAAGAAGGGTGGAACCCTGGGCTTAGCGACGCACGGTGCTACTATCAGGCCGATCCGAATGGCTTTTTAATTGGCTATCTAGGCGATGAACCTATCGCTTCGATTTCGGTGGTTAAGTACGATGATTCATTTGGTTTTTTAGGCTTTTATATTGTTAAACCAGAATATCGAGGTCAGGGTTATGGGATGCAGATTTGGCAGGCTGGACTTCAATATTTAGCTGGTTGTAACGTCGCACT
This window contains:
- a CDS encoding alpha/beta hydrolase, which codes for MLVVTGIIAGVAAVWYAVFGLKPYSVTPEELTQIYSYEQKAVEVNLSPLKTNHFALEYTTFDGDKVNGHILYPSNYDATKPMPVMVGVHGMGRSDVRWIQESFKGRDTFEQTDELTKMALANGYAVVAIDSRNHGKRKNLEHNIIEVMHDLDWWGKREPYEKLIIDSVKDHRVLLDWITTQPQFDQDQISVAGYSMGGQISLILAALDKRVDNVLSIVPPYLTNAVARVAIKNFATAVDSPKVWLVSADDDEYASERENEALFEAIASVKKHHVVIEGGHLLPEGYYKKLQGWY
- a CDS encoding response regulator transcription factor, with translation MKTSSQLNILVIEDNPAIASNIADYFDMQGHSLDFAYTGEQGCELALTQYFDCIILDIMLPDIEGLEVCQRLRLQADRHIPIIMLTARDTLDDKLAGFAQGADDYLTKPFSLEELAARVSALTCRLNPTPAARTLSVGNADKQVTLNYQNQTVTRGETALVLPPILFNILKILMESYPRAVSKSELVDRIWGEEGTDSDSLRSHIYQLRKAVDKPFPTAIIKTIHSVGLVLDL
- a CDS encoding sensor histidine kinase, which encodes MKTKQLRNRIITYFVSIVVLLSVLFSLITLLFSYIIEDSFFYQILEDERKQIALQIVNNETPEPHFDFVTFHPTTDTLPAVVRTLLAEEPNRKEFSAEEGKHYHIAFLNKHDRGQDILLAEVSGHLVVRELRGLMLGFSLTLLVIGLVIALLLALGTVKLAKKLLKPLDELMVIVEASPVENLPTNFASQFSQNEIGKFAQTLESALARIRAFVERERQFTRDISHELRTPVTISQGAVSLLNHTELNSKQQELVARIVESDQQMQLTLEALLALAREKADTPEQTNLQSVIEACIINNQVLFEHKVLSIDLPGNVFVPMATQELRLVVQNLLQNAVHHSQGEQIHIRYRDNTLTIADNGQGLPQTFTANEQAFESGMRGPNSLGTGIGLSLVKRLCEKFSVKVMIESGETGVSVHLKFA